Within Sorangiineae bacterium MSr11367, the genomic segment CCCACGAGCTGGCGTCCGAGTTGACCATCGCGCGCCCAACGGCCACGCGTCTGCTCGACGGGCTGCAAGGCCTAGGCTTCGTCGAGCGGCGCCAGGCCGCGTTCGACGCGCGCCATTGGGAGGTGCATCCCACGGTGGCCGCCAAAAAGATCCAGACCGAGCTCAATGCGGCAAGTGGTCAGGTCACACAACGCATCCAGCGCGAAATCGGCAAGGAGCACTTCGACGATACCGTTCGCAAGGTCCGCAACGTGTGCTCGGCTCTCAAGTAGCGTCTTTTTTTTTCGCCATATAGTTGCATAGCTAATTATTTCATCCACGGAGATCGCCATGCCCATTCTCAACGTCAAAGTCAGCCAACCCGCGAGCCCTGCCCTGACCCACGCCATTTCGGAGATGCTGCTCGAGCACACGGTTCGCATCTTGCGCAAGAAGCGTGAACTCACGGCCATCGTCATCGACTACGTACCGCCGGAGAACTGGATTGTGGGCGGCGCGACCTTGGCCGCGCAAGGCAAGAACAGTTTCTACTTCGACATCAAGGTGGTGGACGGTACGAATACCAAAGACGAAAAAGCGAATTACATCGCCGAGTGCTTCGCGGGCTTCGACAAGCTTCTCGGACCGCTCCACGAAGAGAGTTACATTTACGTCCAGGAGGTATCGGCCGATGCCTATGGCTTCGGCGGGGCGACGCAGGAGTTTCGGTACATTCGGTCCAAGGTTTGAGCCCCTGAATGGCCACGATGCGTTGCCAACCGCGCGTTGGTCCCCCCTGGACCCCCGAGGAAGAGCGCTCTTGCCTCGAGGGTCGTCAGGGACAAACCTCCGATGCACGGGCTGCCGCGTCCGTTTCGTTCGCCGTAAATTTCAGCGCGCTCCGCGTGCCGATCCGATGTTCTAGCCACCGTCCCGGCTGTCGAAGTCCAACCTCGGCGCTACGAGGGCCTCGTGCCCGTCGTCGAACCTCACCCAGTAGGGAGGCTCGCCGTTCTCGCCGAGCACCTCGACGACTTCCCCAACGCGCTCCCCTCGCCCGTGGCCCGCAGCCTTGACCCGGACCCGCTCCCCTCTACGCATCTGCATACTTCCCTATCTTGGACGTTGCAGACACCGCCATCGTTTCTCCCCAAAATGCGCCGCCTGAACCTTGCCCTTGTGCAACTTTCTAGCACCGCGCAAGAAGCCACGGGTTGCTCTCGTAAGCGAAGGTGGAAGCCGGCGCTCCATA encodes:
- a CDS encoding 4-oxalocrotonate tautomerase family protein; translated protein: MPILNVKVSQPASPALTHAISEMLLEHTVRILRKKRELTAIVIDYVPPENWIVGGATLAAQGKNSFYFDIKVVDGTNTKDEKANYIAECFAGFDKLLGPLHEESYIYVQEVSADAYGFGGATQEFRYIRSKV
- a CDS encoding DUF1918 domain-containing protein produces the protein MQMRRGERVRVKAAGHGRGERVGEVVEVLGENGEPPYWVRFDDGHEALVAPRLDFDSRDGG
- a CDS encoding MarR family transcriptional regulator, producing the protein MFEHCLYFNTTALARVVEREWAAAFKPFGLTPPQAFLLRLVLSRPGLSPHELASELTIARPTATRLLDGLQGLGFVERRQAAFDARHWEVHPTVAAKKIQTELNAASGQVTQRIQREIGKEHFDDTVRKVRNVCSALK